In a genomic window of Caldisericota bacterium:
- a CDS encoding manganese efflux pump MntP family protein encodes MNIITIVAIAIGLAMDAFAASISSGIAIKNLKVNNSLKIALFFGFFQAFMPLVGWLLGIRLKYLISGVDHWIAFILLSLIGCKMIYEAMKEEQGRKIINPLNIYVLLGLSVATSIDALVIGVSFALLNVSIVIPIIIIGITTFILSFNGVFIGDRLGNLFGKKVEIAGGLILVGIGMKILLEHLL; translated from the coding sequence GAATATAATCACCATAGTGGCTATAGCAATCGGATTGGCAATGGATGCGTTTGCGGCTTCGATTTCCAGCGGAATAGCAATAAAAAACTTGAAGGTAAACAATTCCCTGAAGATTGCATTGTTCTTTGGATTTTTTCAGGCCTTTATGCCTTTGGTCGGATGGCTTTTAGGTATCAGATTAAAATATTTGATATCAGGAGTAGACCACTGGATAGCTTTTATACTCCTGAGCCTTATAGGATGCAAAATGATTTACGAAGCAATGAAAGAAGAGCAAGGAAGGAAGATAATAAATCCTTTAAATATTTATGTCCTGCTGGGTTTATCCGTTGCTACAAGTATTGATGCATTGGTCATTGGGGTAAGTTTCGCACTGCTAAACGTTTCCATCGTAATCCCTATAATAATAATTGGAATAACAACATTTATTTTATCATTTAACGGCGTTTTTATAGGGGATAGATTGGGAAATTTATTTGGGAAAAAAGTTGAAATCGCAGGAGGGCTTATATTAGTCGGCATCGGAATGAAGATACTACTGGAACATTTGCTCTAA